In Clupea harengus chromosome 23, Ch_v2.0.2, whole genome shotgun sequence, the sequence AGGTGAGCCCGCCTGGGCCTGAACCGGACCCAGCGTTGCCACCCATTTTGTTCCCAGATCCGTCTCCCATGGATCCGGCGCTTCCCATGCCAAGACCCTGGGGCTGAGACTGGATCAGACCCAGTTGTTCTGTGTTGACGGTGGATGGCAGCTCATGGGTCTTAAGCGAGTCCAGGTCTAAATGCATGGGGCCGTTGTCAGACTCAGAAAGGTCAGGACAGTACTGGCCATACCCCTGGTCACTGTGGTGTCCCAGCATGTCATAGCCAGACTCTGTACCGTCGCCTCTGCCAGCTCCTGTTGCCTTCATGCCCTCCATGCCTTCCTGCCCCCCGTGGCCCTGAGAAACTCCTTCCTGCCCCTGGTTTTCTCCCCCGTGGCAGCTCGTCTTGTACTCGTCGGGGCAAAACATGTCCTCCATCCCGGGGAAGAATGAGCGGTCCTCGTCCGGCAGGAGGGAGTCTGGAAAACAGATGGATGGCAGAGGGACGTACCTCTGGCTCTGCGTCTGGTTCTGATTCTGGTTCTGGGACTTGACCGCCGGGCTCCTGGTGTCAAACTGGTGCTCCTGGTCCAGCGAAGACTGCTGGAGCTGGGAGGagtggctggggtgggggggctcctgctgctgctgcgagGCAGCGCCTGACGCCTGGGAGGACATGTGGTGAGGGTGGTTCTGGGCGCCGGGGTGCTGTGGGTGCGGATGTTGGTGGTGGGAGTTCGGATGCGACTGTGGTTGCGGGGCTTGGTGGTGCGGTGGCATGTGGTGCCCGTGGGTGGCAGCGTTTAAGCCCAGGTCGGGTTCTGACAGGTACGAGTGCAACTCGGAGGTGTGGTGCTGCTGGCTGTGATGGGATGGAAGCCTCTGCTGCTCCTGGGCTCGGTGTCGGTCCCCACTGCCTCTTCCACCACTTCCACTGCTGACCCTTTCGTCCCCCATTCCGCCCTCCGTGCTGGAGTTCCGCGAGAGGGAGCGCTCCAGCATATCCATGGACGAGACCGTCGAGGATTTAGACCTTGACTGGTCCTGCTGTGGCTGGGACGTGCGCCCATAATGACCCCCGGACTCCAAACTCTGGGACTGGAGTTGAAGCTGCAGCTGGGAGGTCTGCTGTCGAGCCTGGCTCTCCGTGGCCCCCACTCCCCCGGCTGCTTCCATCATGGCCTGCTGGCTCAtggagtgctgctgctgctgctgctgctgttgggggTCCATCTTGCGTGTGGTATGGGAGAGGACAGACTGCAACAGGTGAGGGGGCTGCCGTGGTTGGTCGGTGGGAGAGTCCATCATGGAGGTCTGCCGGGACTGGGGCTGATGGTGCTGCTGGGATTGCTGATGGGACTGCTGGGAAAGGTGCTGTGCATGCTGTGGTGGAGGCTGCtgttgatgatgatgctgctgctgctgctgcgactgttgttgtgtgtgttgttgttgctgctgctgctgctgctgttgctgctggtgttggtgcgAGTGATGATGTTGCGGTGGCACCTCTGGGGTTTTGCACCCGTAGGACATGTCACCTGGGTCTTGCGACTTCTTCTGGAGATCCAtgtgggggtgggagtgcaAGTGTGGGTGCgtaggggtgtgtggggtgtgttggtggtgggtgggtgggtgctgaGACAGAGGGTGCTGGGAGTATGGGTCCCCACGGCCGTAGTGCACCACGGACCCCAGGGCGTCGTGGTGGTGCGAGTGGGGGTGTGTCTGGTCAGTGCTGCCCCTTCCATCATTGATGGATCTGCTgcttttctgctgctgctgctgttgatggtgttgctgttgctgttggtgctgctgatgctgctgctgctgctggtgttgttgttgttgatgttgttgctgctgctgctgctgttgctgctgctgctgctgctgttgttgttgctgctgctgctgctgttgttgttgctgctgttgttgctgttgctgttgatgCTGCTTATGTTGTTTCTTCAATGACATTTCCAGCTGGCTGTCCAAGCCTGCACTGGCTCCTGACCCCGAAACGCCAGTGTTAGAGGTGGCACTATGTGTGCGAATGACACTCTGGAGGTGGTACCTCTCCTCAGAGCTCTTGCTCATCTCATAGGCGAGACCCTTGCTCGCATCCTGGGGTGGAGCAACAGGCTGCTGCTGAGCAGACtgtggagggtggtggtgggatgCAGGACTCTGAGCCTGTAAGAGGTGCTGGATGAGGAAGTCTTCCTCATCGTCATCCTCTGGCGGAGGCCTCTCTGCCACACCGAGCATGCTGCCGTCAGACTTGCCCttaggtgggggaggggggtggtagGACTGTGAGCGAGGGCCTCGGCTGTCGGGGTACCCCTGGGGTGAAGGCAGGAAGGATGGGGACAGGACAGAAGACAGGTACTTGTTCGAGCCAGTTCCTACAGGTGACTGAACAGGTCTGGAAGGCACAGGGGAGTGCAGTCCTGGACGGATGATTCCAGAATTGCCGGAGGGAGACGGGCTGGAGTCTGGGATATGGTAAGACCCACCACCTCCACTGCTCCCACCTCCTGCACCCCCACTTCCCGAGCTGTTACCCCCACCAGCCGATCCGCCACCTGCCCCGGAGCGCAAGAGAGCAGGGGAGTGTCCCGCCGCTCCATAGCCCATGGAGGGGCTCCCAGCACCCCCGAGAGAAGGTGGCAAGGACCCATATCCAGAATCTGCCCCATACACAGAGTCGGCTGAAAACGACTGACCTCCCATGCTGCCGTAGCCTTTGCTGACACCAGAAGACCTGGCAGAGGGCAGATCATGAGCCTGCGGGGAGCTGAAGCCCCCGTATGActgggagagatgggaggaagGTGGCTGGCCAGGGGAGTAAGACTGAGGCTGTGCCTGCGGTTGGGGTGGGGTCTGGCCAGTCAGATTGCTGGATGGCTTGACGGAGGCAATGGGGGATCCATAGCCTGACAGACAGGATTTGGACTGCTGCGTGGAGTTGGAGGAGGTTGGCTGAGGCTGAGGATGTgtttgtggaggaggaggagcaggctgAGTGGGCGGTTGCTGGCGAGATGGAGCCGAGGTCGAGCTGGAGGTCGGGATGGAGTTTGAAGGTCGAGCTCCGGtcgcagaggaagaggaggacgacgaCGAAGAGGTGGATGAGGCTGACGATGCCGAGGGGGGAGTGTGAGGGGTCCGCGACGAAGACCCCGACCCGGAGGATGAGTAACCGCTGCTTGAGCTGCTCTTCGCTGCCTTCCCAGCTCCtgccgaggaagaggaggcggcAGGAGTGTAGGGAGGCTGGATGATGGGGCGGTACTGCTCAATCCTGGGGGAGGGCTTAGGCTCTGAGGAGGGACTGTGCTCTTGCAGAGGGCTGCAGGCAAGGCCACCATGccgggaggggggggcgggctGTTGGTACCCCGACACCCCACAACTGAGATAGTGCtggagggggtgtggggtggaggagggtgccTGGGCTGAAGTGGGGCGCTGGTAGTGCTTTATCACGCTGTCCTGCCGGGGTACCGTTCGCTCCTGGGTGGTCGGCTGTGGGACCGGGGCGGAGGAGAACACAGAGGCGCCATACAGCTGAGAGGACTGGTCCTGAAGCTGGGACGACAGCAGGTTGAACTGGTGTGACTGGAGGTGGCGGGCCGAGGCTGAGGCAGCAGCTACGGAGGAAGCCTGGGCAGAGGTCACGCTGCCTGCCGTGGGGTCGTGACCCCCGCGGTACGCTGCCGCCGCCGCACCCTGCGAGGACAGCAGGCGGTCGAAACCCAGGCTGGACTGTGATGGCGTCTTGATGTGCAGCAAAGGATCGTGGGGAGAAAGGAGGCCATTCGAGGTGGGGCTGAAGGTTGGAGTGTCctgcaaagagagggagggggtcacGCCAGGGAAGGAGCGGCCAGAGAACGAAGCAGGGTGCTGATAGGCTGAGAGCGCAGAGGATGATGGGAAGGATCCAGATCCTGGAAGGGCGCCAGAGATGAAGAGCTCAGCTGGGGCTGGGGTGTGCATTGCTGGAGACATAAAAAAAGATGAATAAGGAGATGTACCAATGAAGTgagttagagacagagagagagagagagacagagagagacagaggcagagggaaagagatgcaACTACAGACCTGGCACTGAACATTTAAACATCTatttagaaaaagaaaacccagactaaacataaacaacaaattAGAATTGGCCGATGGGACCGCTACAGCATATTGCTTGGAAGCCAGGGCTATAAATTCTACAGGTgatgaaacaaaaagaaatcTATGATAAAAGATTTATTAAAAACTCCGGTTTCTCATCCAGTGTCATCCTTTGGAGCCTCACCAGTCTGCCAGGTGGGCGTGCGGAACTGCGACAGGAGGGACGAAGCGGAAGGGGGTGGCTGTGGACCACGAGACTCCAGGGCAGAAATCAGGTTCATGACGGACGCATCTGCACCTGAGGGGCTTGCGTGGTGAAGCCCTGTATCAAACAACCCCGACAAACCTGACAGAACATTGATTGATTGTATTAGATTAATATGCCTGCCACTGACCACAATGAAATGAGAATTGGTACCTTCATAATACCACCAAGACAGCAGGTACATTAAATCTAAATCTTCTTTTGATGAATACAGATAGCTAATTAACAAGCTAGACATGCTGCAGCCAAATAGGAGTTCTCACTAATGAGTTCTAACTCATTAAGTACAATGAGGCATCTGTAGTACTAGCAATCTTACCCAAACTTCGCCCGGCTGCACCCCAAGCTCCTCCCTGTCCAGAGCTACCTGGGTGGTGATTAGTTGCATAGCcctgcagggggtggggggtggcgtAGGCCTGCCGGTGAAGAAGGTCTGATTCAGGATGGGATGACCTGGAGCTTCCATAGACCAGGCtgaggtggggggaaaaaattgaGAATGAGTTAGTCATAATCCTACATAAATCCACTTTGAGTTTCATAGAGATCTGAATTcttacaataaaataaaaatgataagCAAAAGGATCATGTGTTTCAATGTTTAATAGGGCTCCACATATCTATCCTCTGTTGTACGACTGGACATCTGGCTAAACTACAGGATTTGTGGACAGTGATTAATGCTAGATTGACTTGAAATAGTAAAGTACCAAAAATAGGATACATTTCCATAAAAAATAGGTCGAAGGTTTTGCAGAGATACAGCTGCACAAGCTCCGATGGGATGCAACGGCAGATTCATTTAACCTAATATGCAAGTTTGAGGATCTTGCAGAGCCCCACCACCACTACAAAAGGTCGACAGAAGCAGTTCAGCACAGTTTTCATGCAGCAACAAAAAAGGTGCACGATGACTCCCGGCATGCGAATGAGAACAATTTCCTATAGCTTGCGGACAGTGATGTGTACAGCACCTAGCAAGCTAACCTGCTCACAACACAGAGCACCTTGTCATATCTCACTTTACGTTAATCATGTTAAGACAAGCGAGTTACCATTGTGAGAGTGTATCGGGTACCGCAGGCTACACAtggtttgttgttttatttttgctgcGGGTGCCAACGTTACATTTCGGAGAACATGTTAGCAGCGGTTGCAGGCAACTGGGTTTTTAATCAGCTATAGAGGCCTTTCGAAGGCCTTGTTAGCTTACCTGGCTAACGCGTTGTTCGCCAGTGATCAGAATTTGCTAGTTTAGTACACCGAATAGCTGCGTTAAACCGCTAAATCACGACAATTTCACGCGATGGCAGCTATCACATTTAGCCGTTTGTGTCTTGACAAGTGCAGTGACGTGTAAAGTGGATAATGTAGGCTAACGTAGCATGAATGTATTATGGAGGCTAAAATGTGGCTCGTGCTAAGCATTTAACTTTGGGACTGGAGGAATCATGTTAACTATTGGAGTCACGCGTCAGTCTGGGCACTAATTAGTGGTAGAAATGTGAATATGTCCTATTTAGAATGAATACATCAGGAAAGATCTAACGTCTTAATTAAACTACCCTATCTGATTAAGATAATATTGTGTGTTGCCATTAAATTAAAGCAGGTAACTTAACGTTAACGGTGTGACTGCTGTTATTTCGATTCGTTGCCGCGGCAATACATTACATATGTCATGAAAATGGTGCATTTCCAACATTCAATGTCACATTAAGTGCGTACTTGGAATTGTGTGGTTCTGTTAATTTAGACAAAAGGCGTAATTATGTGAATccatctaatgtgtgtgtgttcactgtcaCTTAGTAAACGAGCATGTGTCCAGTTGCAGGGTGTCATCCCAATGGGTGGCGTGAATTATTGTAAAAGATCCagtaatttaaaataaataaataaatggaaagaGCACAAACCcgccctccctttcctctctctccacccaaaATCCATGTCTACCTTCCAAACCACATTAGGTCTGTCAATCACATTCCTGGGGTTTCCGAGaccccaaccccctcccacATGCACCGCTTTTCAATTGATATATAGGTCGTACGTAGGTTTTAGACACCTTAGAGGCGGTAACCTGTGTAGTGTTAGGTCACAACAAAAATGACTTAGTCTAATGACGATGTTAATGTAAGAGGATATTTGGTTATTCATTTTTCAGAGTTTAGGATATGCATCGTACACATGGTCCATTTCTTACCTTGCCTTCGCCGATCTCTCATAGCTCCATCCTGCTCCTGCGCCTAGATCACCAAAGCCCGCTCCTGGGTAATTTCTATCCATTAGTGAAATATGTGCGACAGAGCTGATGGAAGCAGCGGAACGCGGGTTCAAATAATCCCCACTGTTCGACTAGGTCTTCTTGACTGTCAGGTTCTGTTCATTATCTTCCGTTCAAAAAGCAAATCCATGCGAGTGGAAACACGGCatattgagagggagagaaatggaggagagGGTAATAGAGAGGGTGTTCACCGTCCTCTggaagaaataataaaaaaacgttACCTCCcgtcttactctccctctcctacatTTAAGCACTGACCATTCTCTATAAAACTCTATAAATGTGCTGCAAAAAGATACTCAAATTTAATTCGGAAACCAATAAATTACTGATGTACACATATGACCGTACACGTCCTTTCCTccgcctctcctcccctctctccgctTACTTTACTTCAGTCGAAAGGTAAGCTAATAGCCACGCACGCAGGGTGGATACACGACTGTCACATTATAGCCTAAATCCTTAAGCAAAGTGTGCCCGATTTTAGAAGTAAGTGCAATCTTAATGCATTTCGATATGGCATGCAAAATTTTTCCCACCCCAAATTTGTTGTGAGCTAGCTAGCATCGAGCTAGCCCTGTCGACGCATCCGAATAAGATGGTGTTGCTCTATTTTCATATTTTCGTCCTCTCTTTGTTTTCGCGTTTTGAGAAAGAGACGATAAACTACCACCAAAAAATGAATCAACGTCCTAAATCCGATTTAATCCAACTAGATTTTGAGATCGCGGCCTCGTTTTTTTCATATTATTAGTCATTTTCCCTTGAAGACGCCATTTTTGAAGGcggctgtttctctctcctccctcccctctcttgtaCACGAACTCACGCGTAGTCTGCCCCCTCcgcctctctccactctcccctcACTCAACAAGCTCAGCCGACAGAAATTCCCAGAATACATCTCACCCTTGTATTCAACATAAATGTCCAAACTAACGATGGGCAAGGGAAAGAGCAGGGACAATCTTAGTAAATGCACAGTAGTCAAGATTTCACAATAGAGGGCCTATCGCGAGGAGATCAGAGAACATCTGACGGCAGCAGAAATGtcaaatattatatttaaaaaatatctccataaataaacaaaaatagcaAAAGCAATAAAGTGGACAAAAAGATAGTGATTTTTCCAAAAATAAGCttaattgaaataaaattataatataattttattttgattCAGCGCTGTCCAATGGTAAAACTCGATATTTAGTCATGAACAGCTCACAATCACCCGCCGTTGTTGTTGTGCAAGCTGAATGTTAAACGATGTTCATTTCATGGCAaaatgtggtgtgtgatgtcttTCACAATCTGGTACAGTATGTCCATTACAGTGTCAAAAATATGTGTCTCCTagctgccccctggtggtcacGAGAGAGAGTTAGTTACAGCTGTTGCTATGAGGTCCCCAGCATCCATACTGGCTCTATTTTAACTCGCCAAGTAGCTGGAACAGCAAGGCCAACGGTCTGTAGCTTTTAGAAACAATTaaatgtgtcctgtgtgtgttttaagaggAGCCCACATATGAAATAaaatgtgtcctgtgtgtgttttaagaggAGCCCATATATGAAATATGTATAAAGTGATTTAAACATTTAGCCTTTGATTCTGGGCAGTAGCGCACTAGCTACTACTGCCATGCCAGAGTTGCTTTTAAGGGTCCCGTCAAACGTGCACCTCCTCTCGGAGATGTGGACGTGCAAACGAAGCTTCGGACGTCACCAGTGACGTGATTTCGCAAAAACAATACAAGCCTCGATATGGAGCTCCGCCTGGAAGAGCTTCCCGTTCTTGACACAAGCTTCGAAGGCTCCGTGTTAAGGGTAACATGACTAGAAGCAAGCTGGACGCTCAAGCTATAACGAATCGTTGGAATCTAGAGGCAAATTGTCGACATGGTaattatttacacatttactaCACTGCTGTATGAGATAACTTTAAGTATTGAAGTAatttcaccttttgtgtttaGCTAGTTTTCTAAGACGCTCTCTGTTATCTGACTGGAATTTTGCTCGTTCACATCAGCGTTTCGtttgctaatgttatctgttagtATTGTACGATTACAACTTTAAGTATTGAAGTAATTTCACCCGTTGTTTTATGGTGTCGTATCGATCTATTTAGCTATATAGCTGCATTACAAACACTACCTTATCTGACTGGAATTTCGCTCGTTCTCGTCAAACGTTTGCCTGCTATGAATGAACGAAATGTTTTGACTGTGAATCAGAGTATTTTctatatgtataaatgtgtttttatatgttCATATACAATCTCGTTTACACATGTTTAGGTAGCTCACAGCTGATGTAATGGAGCGGTGACTAACTGTATAATATCTTGCACTATGGAAATCAGGTAAATTCATGATCTGTGTTTCAAACACGGACACAGCGTAGCCTATGTGGCTTATGCCACCACGGTGATGGTCTGCTCTTCATGTTCTTGCATTTATGTTATTgtcatgcattaaaaacaatgtgCATGCATCTTTGTCACCAAAGGCAACATCTTCAAAGTCACAGAAGGCGATGGCAGACTCAGAGTGGACGGCCATTGACAGGAAGGTAACACACCTACCCAGTTTATAAGCATGTATTTggagctgctgttgctgcctgcCTCTTTAGTTAAGATCAAGGAAACAAATTaaatgtgtgcgtgcctgtgcctgtgcctgtgcgtatctgtgtgcgtgcgtgcgtgcgtgcgtgtgtgtgtctgtgcttctcGTAGGTGGTGGTATCCACTAACATAGCTGAGACATCCCTGACCATTGATGGTGTGGAGTTTGTTATTGACCCCAGATTTGCCAAGCAAAAGGTGAGTTTCACACATCAGatccctacacatacacacatgtactaaaggtccatacatacacacacacacacacatgtgctaaaAGTCCATACATTAAAGTTGGTAGCCCCCTGTTGGAAAAGTTATTACAGGTTTTTCTtagctgacgtgtgtgtgtgtgtgtgtgtgtgtgtgtgtgtgtgtgtgtcggtgtgtgtggtgtgtgtgaaggagctgAGCGTGAAGGAGCTGAGCAAGTTGTACGGTTTTAAAACGTGATATTCTAAAGAGAATCACTGGTTGAATTTGAGTATGACAAAAGAGTTTGATTTCAGGGGTACTATCCCTAAAaagttgtgttgatgtgttgcatgtgtaatGCATTGAGCTGTCGGCTATGTATAATCCAGAAGTGCTACAGAtgttattcctgtgtgtgtatcagggtgGAGTCGTTGCTGGTGACGGTCATAGGTAAAGCATCAGCCCagcagaggacagggagagccGGAAGCACACGGCCAGGGGCTTCAGACACAGAAAAGGCCTACAAGACAGAGATGcaggtataacacacacacacacactcctcaactctctacacagagaaggcctacaagacagagatgcaggtagaacacacacacacacacacacacacacacacacacacacacacac encodes:
- the prr12a gene encoding proline-rich protein 12 translates to MDRNYPGAGFGDLGAGAGWSYERSAKASLVYGSSRSSHPESDLLHRQAYATPHPLQGYATNHHPGSSGQGGAWGAAGRSLGLSGLFDTGLHHASPSGADASVMNLISALESRGPQPPPSASSLLSQFRTPTWQTAMHTPAPAELFISGALPGSGSFPSSSALSAYQHPASFSGRSFPGVTPSLSLQDTPTFSPTSNGLLSPHDPLLHIKTPSQSSLGFDRLLSSQGAAAAAYRGGHDPTAGSVTSAQASSVAAASASARHLQSHQFNLLSSQLQDQSSQLYGASVFSSAPVPQPTTQERTVPRQDSVIKHYQRPTSAQAPSSTPHPLQHYLSCGVSGYQQPAPPSRHGGLACSPLQEHSPSSEPKPSPRIEQYRPIIQPPYTPAASSSSAGAGKAAKSSSSSGYSSSGSGSSSRTPHTPPSASSASSTSSSSSSSSSATGARPSNSIPTSSSTSAPSRQQPPTQPAPPPPQTHPQPQPTSSNSTQQSKSCLSGYGSPIASVKPSSNLTGQTPPQPQAQPQSYSPGQPPSSHLSQSYGGFSSPQAHDLPSARSSGVSKGYGSMGGQSFSADSVYGADSGYGSLPPSLGGAGSPSMGYGAAGHSPALLRSGAGGGSAGGGNSSGSGGAGGGSSGGGGSYHIPDSSPSPSGNSGIIRPGLHSPVPSRPVQSPVGTGSNKYLSSVLSPSFLPSPQGYPDSRGPRSQSYHPPPPPKGKSDGSMLGVAERPPPEDDDEEDFLIQHLLQAQSPASHHHPPQSAQQQPVAPPQDASKGLAYEMSKSSEERYHLQSVIRTHSATSNTGVSGSGASAGLDSQLEMSLKKQHKQHQQQQHHQQQQQQKSSRSINDGRGSTDQTHPHSHHHDALGSVVHYGRGDPYSQHPLSQHPPTHHQHTPHTPTHPHLHSHPHMDLQKKSQDPGDMSYGCKTPEVPPQHHHSHQHQQQQQQQQQQQQHTQQQSQQQQQHHHQQQPPPQHAQHLSQQSHQQSQQHHQPQSRQTSMMDSPTDQPRQPPHLLQSVLSHTTRKMDPQQQQQQQQHSMSQQAMMEAAGGVGATESQARQQTSQLQLQLQSQSLESGGHYGRTSQPQQDQSRSKSSTVSSMDMLERSLSRNSSTEGGMGDERVSSGSGGRGSGDRHRAQEQQRLPSHHSQQHHTSELHSYLSEPDLGLNAATHGHHMPPHHQAPQPQSHPNSHHQHPHPQHPGAQNHPHHMSSQASGAASQQQQEPPHPSHSSQLQQSSLDQEHQFDTRSPAVKSQNQNQNQTQSQRYVPLPSICFPDSLLPDEDRSFFPGMEDMFCPDEYKTSCHGGENQGQEGVSQGHGGQEGMEGMKATGAGRGDGTESGYDMLGHHSDQGYGQYCPDLSESDNGPMHLDLDSLKTHELPSTVNTEQLGLIQSQPQGLGMGSAGSMGDGSGNKMGGNAGSGSGPGGLTSPIFCSSRPKKLLKSSSFHLLKERPDPNAMPKKSYAQEYEFEDDEDKANVPADIRLNSRRLPDLIPDLVSSCRKSGGGGMGSGAMNPLMDDLDFGYPSLGPPPQLLPNEGPKKRGRKPSKPKRDGPPRPRGRPRIRPLPEPQLSRSMMGEIGTGYVPERGRGRGRGRGRGRREDAMMDMDMAQKEQNQMYHQHMQHQQQQHHHQQQQQQQQQQQHQQTMPHLHQEPIKPIKIKLPIVSMSSSDALLRTDSLSGTDQALSDGSVGSAPSLGLSPGTPGPPDLNRSQEKGKSKSQEADDKEPEKAGFMASFLDFLKSGKKNPGMGMPPGSGMGPGNGDASPGKTGGIRPLSPPPPPPPPPPASAGFGESEGDGSLSLGSCPSPCKRLDEELKRNLETLPSFSSDEEDSVGKNQDLQKSISSAISALYDTPQLSTSSSLPTPSLPSPPPPPPPAPLTPTQQPPALSPQPPTHTPHGQPTAHGLGQHAEPAVLEREEAGEEEQEEEEEEMDQESEQQQQQQQQLHQEEEEEEERNSREEEEEEEEEEEKEKDDTEDDQVPELEILGVPKVGDSPVQSPQPTGPSSPPPLSPSAPSSSPSPPPLPPLSLPSPLPEEEEEEEEEEEEEDDQQQSEKEQSSPPPPSPLAPSIPVLSPPPPDPRPPSAPLSDAAEDAPPMSPSPPASPLPPPSPPPPALAPTPPQRAALAPPASPEEPPTPQILPLHLAQKQSGAAIAGESEEDDSESGGEGIFRERDEFVVRIEDIKQLKLALQTGREPPPIWRVQKALLQKFSPEIKDGQRQFCATSNYLGYFGDAKKRYQRLYVKFLENVSKKDYVRVCSFKPWHRPSVTLRRQSLQRMAAPANNQSPPLVKKEEKEKEKPKEREQRETRERSNVKERDQRAADRVVKTKEKEREKEREKRAQPVPEKAEKRSAMADRGKAKEEKKGGGGERRSERPSKPVQVKAKAEPPPKKRRKWLKEVPSSSSSDSSASEDEVSVRGGLNTRAMREMFRSYVEMLVSTALDPDMIQALEDTEDELYLPPMRKIDSVLGEQKRKLLRRVSMSSQHQEALHTFPQISADPLESGTVRVRLGGEGYNRKTLSRVKKSLPKPQDLKLSTETCRIYSLYHSLHHYKYHTFLHCKKETVSIEQASEDPGQEEVVQQCMANQSWLETLFNSFIELMALSSKV